A single genomic interval of Rhizobium leguminosarum bv. trifolii WSM1325 harbors:
- a CDS encoding hypothetical protein (KEGG: hypothetical protein), with the protein MKRVLASFAVLTSLAGAALADTYGAIAYSPSTSAIGWSYAHANRGDAETVARRNCDSSANDCRIAIWFRNGCGAVAVGHRSGWGSGWGYDGREAQRQAIRSCRKQTGSCHVIRWQCSGSE; encoded by the coding sequence ATGAAGCGGGTTCTTGCATCGTTTGCGGTTCTGACGTCCCTCGCCGGCGCGGCCCTTGCCGACACCTATGGCGCCATCGCCTACTCGCCGTCGACCAGCGCCATCGGCTGGTCCTATGCTCATGCCAACCGCGGCGACGCCGAAACCGTTGCCCGGCGCAACTGCGACAGCAGCGCCAACGATTGTCGCATCGCTATCTGGTTCCGAAACGGCTGTGGCGCGGTGGCCGTCGGCCATCGCAGCGGCTGGGGCTCCGGCTGGGGTTATGATGGCCGCGAGGCCCAGCGCCAGGCGATCCGCAGCTGCAGAAAGCAAACCGGCAGCTGCCACGTCATCCGCTGGCAATGTTCCGGCAGCGAATGA
- a CDS encoding ABC transporter related (PFAM: ABC transporter related; Transport-associated OB domain protein~SMART: AAA ATPase~KEGG: rec:RHECIAT_CH0002866 iron(III) ABC transporter, ATP-binding protein), which translates to MARLILNQLGKDFGTGRAAVSGFSLDVREGGFLALLGPSGCGKTTVLRMIAGFETPSDGSIHLGERLLADAAQSLPPERRNMAMVFQSYALWPHMSVADNVGYPLKVRGISGEAYRAKVRDALGTVRLADYAERRPADLSGGQRQRVALARCLVTSPDVVLLDEPLANLDRHLKQEMEETFREFHQRSGATMIYVTHDQSEAMALATDVAVMSEGRLLQVAPPAEIYARPEGRIVGGLIGRGAILTLPLMGRERHLEWDELQDALHAANSDDADVLVRPEDVVIGGEGAPATVESVLFEGERYAVKLTLGNSQTLRAFSRVAVVPGETVRVVIRAGWRL; encoded by the coding sequence ATGGCGAGGCTGATCCTCAACCAGCTCGGCAAGGACTTCGGCACCGGGCGCGCCGCAGTCAGCGGTTTTTCGCTCGATGTGCGCGAGGGCGGCTTCCTGGCGTTGCTCGGGCCTTCCGGTTGCGGCAAGACGACAGTGCTGCGGATGATCGCCGGTTTCGAGACGCCGAGCGACGGCTCGATCCATCTCGGCGAGAGATTGCTTGCCGATGCCGCGCAGTCGCTGCCGCCGGAAAGGCGCAACATGGCGATGGTCTTTCAGTCCTACGCGCTGTGGCCGCATATGAGTGTTGCCGACAATGTCGGCTATCCTCTCAAAGTGCGCGGCATCTCGGGTGAAGCCTACCGGGCGAAGGTGCGCGACGCGCTCGGCACCGTCAGGCTCGCCGACTACGCCGAACGACGTCCGGCCGATCTTTCCGGTGGCCAGCGCCAGCGCGTGGCGCTCGCCCGCTGCCTGGTGACATCGCCCGACGTCGTGCTGCTCGACGAGCCGCTTGCCAATCTCGACCGGCACCTGAAACAGGAGATGGAGGAGACTTTTCGCGAGTTCCACCAGCGCTCGGGCGCGACGATGATCTATGTTACCCACGACCAGAGCGAGGCGATGGCGCTCGCGACCGACGTCGCCGTCATGTCGGAAGGGCGGCTGCTGCAGGTGGCGCCGCCGGCGGAAATCTATGCACGGCCGGAAGGGCGCATCGTCGGTGGGCTCATCGGGCGAGGGGCCATTCTCACGCTGCCGCTCATGGGCCGTGAACGCCATCTGGAGTGGGACGAGCTTCAGGATGCGCTTCATGCTGCCAATAGCGATGACGCCGATGTTCTGGTGCGGCCGGAAGATGTGGTCATCGGCGGCGAGGGGGCTCCAGCAACTGTCGAATCCGTACTCTTCGAGGGCGAGCGTTATGCTGTGAAACTGACGCTCGGCAACAGCCAGACACTGCGCGCCTTCAGCCGCGTGGCTGTCGTGCCTGGCGAGACGGTGCGCGTCGTCATCCGCGCCGGCTGGCGGCTTTGA
- a CDS encoding binding-protein-dependent transport systems inner membrane component (PFAM: binding-protein-dependent transport systems inner membrane component~KEGG: ret:RHE_CH02724 iron(III) ABC transporter, permease protein) has product MHGYIKTGNSQPAWLFPFVVIVVLILSVLPLARLAMVGIAAFADGGVMTVLGEASLWSATYYTVVTAILGTIISLVIGCLFAFLLTLTNIRAKGPLSFFFVLPMMIPPQVTALAWVQMSGPSSPLLKALHIAPPLGSPQPLYSVGGIALLYGVQHAPLVYLALRAGLMTLPRDGVEAARLSGASSLWVFRDIILPLSLPGIIAGAAISFVSCTGNFGIPAILGIPASIFTLPTLIFTKFSAFTSRTFGDVAVLSVIIAIISVVGLMIQDRALRGRDYRVIGLSGASAAFELGAWRLVFTPLLWVILFFMLAAPFFALVAGALVPAYGVPLTFKTMSLHAFEEILFRQAVTRTAFINSLSLAGATALCLLVATVLAAYTLTRRKDAASRIVSSLIEIPYSLPGIVMAVCFILVFAAPIPILHVSLYGTIWIILIAYFSSFFAVSLKPVVSAFHQLDPALEEAARLSGAGFFRRLADIIVPLIAPAAGASVILVFLIACNELTISALLWSAGTQTLGVAIYNLDDSGSSDLASALSVLVVLMVVVLMLLLELLAKRLPKGVIPWRG; this is encoded by the coding sequence ATGCACGGATACATCAAAACCGGAAACAGCCAGCCCGCCTGGCTGTTTCCTTTTGTCGTCATTGTCGTCCTGATCCTCAGCGTGCTGCCGCTCGCCCGCCTTGCCATGGTCGGAATAGCGGCCTTCGCCGATGGCGGCGTGATGACGGTTCTCGGCGAAGCGTCGCTCTGGTCGGCGACCTATTACACCGTCGTCACCGCCATTCTGGGCACGATCATCTCGCTCGTCATCGGCTGCCTCTTTGCCTTCCTGCTGACGCTGACCAATATCCGCGCCAAGGGGCCGCTCAGCTTCTTCTTCGTGCTGCCGATGATGATCCCGCCGCAGGTGACGGCGCTTGCCTGGGTGCAGATGTCAGGCCCCTCCAGCCCGCTGTTGAAGGCGCTGCACATCGCCCCGCCACTCGGCTCGCCGCAGCCACTCTATTCGGTAGGCGGCATCGCGCTGCTCTATGGCGTGCAGCATGCGCCACTGGTCTACCTGGCGCTCCGAGCCGGGCTGATGACGCTGCCGCGCGACGGCGTCGAGGCCGCGCGGCTTTCCGGCGCCTCCAGCTTGTGGGTATTCCGCGATATCATCCTGCCGCTGTCGCTGCCCGGCATCATCGCGGGTGCGGCGATCTCCTTCGTCTCCTGCACCGGCAATTTCGGCATTCCCGCCATTCTCGGCATTCCGGCCTCGATCTTCACGCTGCCGACGTTGATCTTCACCAAGTTCTCCGCTTTCACCAGCCGCACCTTCGGTGATGTCGCCGTGCTCTCGGTGATCATCGCCATCATCTCGGTCGTCGGGCTGATGATCCAGGACCGGGCGCTGCGCGGCCGCGACTACCGCGTCATCGGGCTATCCGGGGCGAGTGCGGCCTTCGAACTCGGCGCCTGGCGCCTTGTTTTCACACCGCTGCTCTGGGTGATCCTGTTCTTCATGCTGGCAGCACCCTTCTTCGCGCTTGTCGCCGGCGCGCTGGTGCCGGCCTATGGCGTGCCGCTGACTTTCAAGACGATGTCGCTGCATGCCTTTGAGGAGATCCTGTTCCGGCAGGCGGTGACGCGTACCGCCTTCATCAATTCATTGTCGCTCGCCGGCGCGACCGCGCTTTGTCTCCTTGTGGCGACAGTGCTCGCAGCCTACACGCTGACGCGGCGCAAGGATGCGGCTTCCCGCATCGTCTCCAGTCTGATCGAGATACCCTATTCGCTGCCCGGCATCGTCATGGCGGTCTGCTTCATCCTGGTGTTCGCAGCACCGATCCCGATCCTCCACGTCTCGCTCTACGGCACGATCTGGATCATCCTGATCGCCTATTTCTCCTCGTTCTTCGCCGTCAGCCTGAAACCCGTGGTCAGCGCCTTCCACCAGCTCGATCCGGCTCTCGAAGAGGCGGCGCGGCTTTCCGGCGCCGGCTTCTTCCGCCGGCTTGCCGATATCATCGTGCCGCTGATTGCGCCGGCCGCCGGCGCCTCCGTTATTCTTGTCTTTCTGATTGCCTGCAACGAGCTGACGATCTCGGCGCTGCTCTGGTCGGCCGGCACCCAGACGCTCGGCGTCGCCATCTACAATCTCGATGATAGCGGCAGCTCGGACCTTGCTTCGGCACTCTCGGTGCTCGTCGTGCTCATGGTCGTCGTGCTGATGCTGCTGCTCGAACTTCTGGCGAAACGACTGCCGAAAGGAGTGATCCCATGGCGAGGCTGA
- a CDS encoding extracellular solute-binding protein family 1 (PFAM: extracellular solute-binding protein family 1~KEGG: rec:RHECIAT_CH0002868 iron(III) ABC transporter, substrate-binding protein~SNP /replace=T): MKTIVSAAALVAASLFAIPASAANLVLYTSQPNEDAQATVDGFMAANPDIKVDWVRDGTPKIMAKLQAEIQAGNPVADILLIADVVTLERLKEDGKLLAYKSPEAAQYDTALYDADGYYYSTKLITTGIMYNTSAAMKPASWKDLTKPEAKGLVTMPSPLTSGAALIHAQTLAVVPGLGWDFYKSLAENGAIAAGGNGAVLKSVASGEKAYGVVVDYLPIREKAKGAPVEFVFPSEGVSAVTEPVGILASSKNADAAKKFVDYVLSEKGQEGFLKLGYIPARNGMKLPEGFPARDTIKVLPIKAAEALKNTDQDLKTFSGIYGSN, translated from the coding sequence ATGAAAACGATCGTTTCTGCCGCAGCACTTGTCGCAGCGAGCCTCTTTGCCATTCCGGCTTCGGCCGCAAACCTCGTTCTCTACACCAGCCAGCCGAACGAGGATGCGCAGGCGACGGTCGACGGCTTCATGGCCGCCAATCCCGATATCAAGGTCGACTGGGTGCGCGACGGCACGCCGAAGATCATGGCGAAACTCCAGGCCGAGATCCAGGCCGGCAACCCGGTTGCCGACATTCTCCTCATCGCCGACGTCGTGACGCTGGAGCGCCTCAAGGAAGACGGCAAGCTCTTGGCCTACAAGTCGCCGGAAGCTGCGCAATACGACACCGCCCTTTATGACGCCGACGGCTACTACTACTCCACCAAGCTGATCACCACCGGCATCATGTATAACACTTCGGCCGCGATGAAGCCTGCGAGCTGGAAGGACCTGACCAAGCCGGAAGCCAAGGGCCTCGTCACCATGCCGAGCCCACTTACCTCGGGTGCGGCCCTCATCCACGCCCAGACGCTTGCCGTCGTTCCGGGACTCGGCTGGGACTTTTACAAGTCGCTTGCGGAAAATGGCGCGATTGCTGCCGGCGGCAACGGCGCGGTGCTGAAGTCCGTCGCCTCGGGCGAAAAGGCTTATGGCGTGGTTGTCGACTACCTGCCGATCCGTGAGAAGGCCAAGGGCGCTCCCGTCGAATTCGTCTTCCCGAGTGAAGGCGTTTCGGCCGTCACCGAGCCGGTCGGCATCCTCGCCAGCAGCAAAAATGCCGATGCCGCCAAGAAGTTCGTCGATTACGTGCTCTCCGAAAAGGGCCAGGAAGGCTTCCTGAAGCTCGGCTACATCCCGGCCCGCAACGGCATGAAGCTGCCAGAAGGCTTTCCGGCGCGCGACACCATCAAGGTCCTGCCGATCAAGGCGGCCGAAGCATTGAAGAATACCGATCAGGATCTCAAGACCTTCTCGGGCATCTACGGCTCGAACTGA
- a CDS encoding alpha/beta hydrolase fold protein (PFAM: alpha/beta hydrolase fold~KEGG: rec:RHECIAT_CH0002869 putative hydrolase protein), with product MFKFAAAVALAGALLSGAAVAQPAKPTVVLVHGAFADSSSWNGVVEILRKDGFSVVAAANPLRSVSNDAAYVSDVVGSIAGPVVLVGHSYGGQVISTAANGHDNVRSLVYVAAFAPDAGESVADLAGKFPGGTLSGALAAPVKLSAGGVDLYIDQAKFHDQFASDVPAEQAALMAAAQRPVTEAALTEKSGEPAWKKLPSWFVYGTGDKNIPAAALGFMAERAGSKRTVVVDGASHVVMVSHPEKVAELIEEAAK from the coding sequence ATGTTCAAGTTTGCTGCTGCCGTCGCCCTGGCGGGGGCTCTTCTTTCCGGTGCTGCCGTTGCCCAACCGGCCAAGCCGACCGTTGTCCTCGTCCATGGCGCCTTTGCCGATTCATCCAGCTGGAACGGCGTCGTCGAAATCCTGCGCAAGGACGGTTTTTCTGTCGTGGCAGCCGCCAATCCGCTGCGCAGCGTTTCTAACGACGCTGCCTATGTCTCCGACGTGGTTGGCAGCATCGCCGGCCCTGTGGTCCTTGTCGGTCACTCCTATGGCGGCCAGGTCATTTCGACCGCGGCCAACGGCCACGACAACGTCAGGTCGCTGGTCTATGTCGCGGCCTTCGCGCCGGATGCCGGAGAATCGGTCGCAGATCTCGCCGGCAAGTTTCCGGGCGGTACGCTGAGCGGAGCGCTTGCGGCCCCGGTGAAGCTCAGCGCCGGCGGTGTCGATCTCTATATCGATCAGGCCAAGTTCCATGATCAGTTCGCCAGCGACGTGCCGGCCGAACAGGCGGCCTTGATGGCGGCTGCCCAACGTCCGGTCACCGAGGCTGCCCTGACCGAAAAATCCGGCGAGCCCGCCTGGAAGAAGCTGCCGTCGTGGTTTGTCTACGGCACCGGCGACAAGAACATCCCGGCCGCAGCCCTTGGCTTTATGGCCGAGCGGGCAGGCTCCAAGCGGACCGTGGTGGTCGATGGCGCCTCCCACGTCGTGATGGTGTCGCATCCCGAGAAGGTGGCTGAACTGATCGAAGAAGCTGCAAAGTAG
- a CDS encoding transcriptional regulator, MarR family (PFAM: regulatory protein MarR~SMART: regulatory protein MarR~KEGG: ret:RHE_CH02727 MarR family transcriptional regulator), whose translation MKDTTSNDLIDVPKIDEMLCFSIYSASHAFNQLYRPLLDELELTYPQFLVMTALWARDDRTVKDLGETLFLDSSTLTPLLKRLENVGLVTRNRNPADERQVLLRLTEKGLALKSRASHVFDCIGKAVGLDAQAVSKIRDTIASLRDNIHKKDKHES comes from the coding sequence ATGAAAGACACCACATCAAATGATCTCATTGACGTGCCCAAGATCGATGAAATGCTTTGCTTTTCGATCTATTCGGCAAGCCACGCCTTTAACCAGCTTTACCGTCCCCTGCTCGACGAACTGGAACTTACCTATCCGCAATTCCTTGTCATGACCGCCTTGTGGGCGCGCGACGACCGCACGGTGAAGGATCTCGGCGAGACGCTTTTTCTCGACTCCAGCACCCTCACTCCGCTGCTAAAGCGGCTGGAAAATGTCGGTCTCGTCACCCGCAACCGAAATCCTGCCGATGAGCGCCAGGTGCTCTTGCGCCTGACGGAGAAGGGACTGGCCCTCAAGAGCCGTGCCTCCCATGTGTTCGACTGCATCGGCAAGGCTGTCGGTCTCGACGCCCAGGCTGTCAGCAAGATTCGGGACACAATCGCTTCGCTTCGCGACAATATTCACAAGAAGGACAAACACGAGAGCTGA
- a CDS encoding aldo/keto reductase (PFAM: aldo/keto reductase~KEGG: ret:RHE_CH02728 oxidoreductase protein) — MEYRLLGRSGLKISTLTMGTMTFGGVGWAKMVGDLGVSEAKKMIDMCIDAGINLIDTANAYSSGECENIIGDVLSGKRPQGVLLATKARFSMGDGPNDQGLSRYHLIRECEASLKRLKTDVIDLYQVHEWDGQTPLEETMEALDTLIRQGKVRYVGCSNYSGWHIMKALGLANEHRYQRFVSQQIHYTLEARDAEYELLPISIDQGLGVLVWSPLAGGLLSGKHRRNQAAPEGTRQFAGWTEPPIRDENRLWNIVETLVAIGDERGVSAAQVALAWLIGRKAVTSVIIGGRTEAQFRDNIAAAELKLTDAERKRLDAVSLPPVIYPYWHQLNTVSDRLGEADLELFGPHLQQ, encoded by the coding sequence ATGGAATATCGTTTGCTCGGCCGTTCCGGCCTGAAGATTTCGACTTTGACCATGGGCACGATGACCTTCGGCGGCGTCGGTTGGGCGAAGATGGTCGGCGATCTCGGCGTCTCCGAGGCGAAAAAGATGATCGATATGTGCATCGATGCCGGCATCAACCTGATCGACACCGCCAACGCCTATTCATCAGGCGAATGCGAAAACATCATCGGTGACGTGCTCTCCGGCAAGCGGCCGCAGGGCGTGCTGCTCGCCACCAAGGCCCGCTTCAGCATGGGCGACGGCCCGAACGACCAGGGCCTGTCGCGCTACCACCTGATCCGCGAATGCGAGGCGAGCCTCAAGCGTCTGAAGACCGATGTCATCGACCTCTACCAGGTGCATGAATGGGACGGCCAGACGCCGCTGGAAGAGACGATGGAAGCCCTCGACACACTGATCAGGCAGGGCAAGGTGCGTTACGTCGGCTGCTCGAATTATTCCGGCTGGCACATCATGAAGGCGCTTGGGCTCGCCAACGAGCACAGGTACCAGCGCTTCGTCAGCCAGCAGATCCACTATACGCTGGAAGCCCGCGACGCCGAATACGAGTTGCTGCCGATCTCGATCGATCAGGGCCTCGGCGTGCTGGTCTGGAGCCCACTCGCCGGCGGCCTGCTCTCCGGCAAGCATCGCCGCAACCAGGCGGCCCCCGAAGGCACACGCCAGTTCGCCGGCTGGACCGAACCGCCGATCCGCGATGAGAACCGCCTTTGGAACATCGTCGAGACATTGGTCGCAATCGGCGACGAGCGCGGCGTTTCGGCGGCACAGGTGGCGCTCGCCTGGCTGATCGGCCGCAAGGCGGTGACCTCGGTCATCATCGGCGGCCGCACCGAAGCCCAGTTCCGCGACAACATCGCCGCCGCCGAGCTGAAACTCACGGACGCGGAACGCAAGCGCCTCGACGCGGTCAGCCTGCCGCCGGTGATCTATCCTTATTGGCACCAGCTGAACACGGTTAGCGACAGGCTTGGTGAAGCCGATCTCGAGCTTTTCGGTCCGCATCTCCAGCAATAG
- a CDS encoding putative transcriptional regulator, GntR family (PFAM: aminotransferase class I and II~KEGG: rec:RHECIAT_CH0002872 probable aminotransferase protein) has product MLNWDTMFASRSSRMRASEIRELLKLLDRPDIISFAGGIPDPALFPDQEFKQAYADIFAAAVNSALQYSVSEGYKPLREWLVGQMAALGIPCELDNVFIVSGSQQGLDYLGKLFLSPDDTALVTWPTYLGALQAFNAYEPAYDQLTPNGNRTPDSYRSAASTAGGKVKFAYLSADFSNPTGETVDLDGRKKVLALAEDLDIAVIEDAAYQSLRYDGDPIPPILALEIAEKGHINDTRTIYCGSFSKTLAPGLRVGFIVANAPVIRKLVLMKQAADLHSSTINQMAISDVAERGFDAQVAKIKAAYSQRRDCMLTALDKYMPEGTSWTKPEGGMFIWITLPEGMDGAKLLAKSLETAKVAFVPGKAFFADGSGANTIRLSFSCANEQMIEDGIGRLSALISAEIGS; this is encoded by the coding sequence ATGCTGAACTGGGACACCATGTTTGCGTCGCGCTCGTCGCGCATGCGCGCATCCGAGATCCGCGAGCTTTTGAAGCTTCTCGACCGGCCCGACATCATCTCCTTTGCCGGTGGAATTCCGGATCCGGCACTGTTTCCGGATCAGGAATTCAAGCAGGCCTATGCCGATATCTTCGCCGCCGCCGTCAATTCGGCGCTGCAATATTCGGTCAGCGAGGGCTACAAGCCGTTGCGCGAATGGCTGGTCGGGCAGATGGCGGCTCTCGGCATCCCCTGCGAACTCGACAATGTCTTCATCGTGTCCGGTTCGCAGCAGGGCCTCGATTATCTCGGCAAGCTCTTCCTGTCGCCTGATGACACCGCGCTCGTGACGTGGCCGACCTATCTCGGCGCACTGCAGGCCTTCAATGCCTATGAACCGGCCTACGACCAGCTGACGCCGAACGGCAACCGGACGCCCGACTCCTACCGCTCGGCCGCTTCCACTGCCGGCGGCAAGGTGAAGTTCGCCTATCTCTCCGCCGATTTCTCCAATCCGACCGGCGAGACCGTCGACCTTGACGGCCGCAAGAAGGTCCTGGCGCTAGCGGAAGATCTCGACATCGCCGTCATCGAGGATGCGGCCTACCAGTCGCTGCGTTACGACGGCGATCCGATCCCGCCGATCCTGGCGCTCGAAATCGCCGAGAAGGGCCATATCAACGATACGCGCACGATCTATTGCGGCAGCTTCTCGAAGACGCTGGCGCCCGGCCTGCGCGTCGGCTTCATCGTCGCCAATGCGCCCGTCATCCGCAAGCTCGTGCTGATGAAGCAGGCGGCCGACCTGCATTCTTCGACGATCAACCAGATGGCGATATCAGATGTCGCCGAGCGCGGCTTCGACGCGCAGGTCGCCAAGATCAAGGCCGCCTACAGCCAACGCCGCGACTGTATGCTGACAGCTCTCGATAAATACATGCCTGAAGGCACCAGCTGGACGAAGCCGGAGGGCGGCATGTTCATATGGATCACGCTGCCGGAGGGCATGGACGGCGCCAAGCTGCTGGCGAAATCGCTCGAAACCGCCAAGGTCGCCTTCGTACCCGGCAAGGCTTTCTTCGCCGACGGTTCCGGCGCCAACACCATCCGCCTCAGCTTCTCCTGCGCCAACGAGCAGATGATCGAAGATGGCATCGGCCGCCTGAGCGCACTGATCTCGGCCGAGATCGGCAGCTGA
- a CDS encoding branched-chain amino acid aminotransferase (TIGRFAM: branched-chain amino acid aminotransferase~PFAM: aminotransferase class IV~KEGG: rec:RHECIAT_CH0002874 branched-chain amino acid aminotransferase protein), translated as MTATTTSPEIKIELHKSPVSDADRIQALETPGFGKVFTDHMVLARWTADKGWHDAKVTPRRPLELDPASAVLHYAQEIFEGMKAYKADDGRILLFRPEENARRFAQSATRMAMPPVPEELFLKAVEELVRVDKAWIPSGDASLYLRPFMFANEAFLGVRPAQEYVFCIIASPVGAYFKGGAKAVSLWVETEYTRAAAGGTGAAKCGGNYAASLVAQAEAAKKDCDQVVFLDAAEHRWVEELGGMNVFFVMNDGSVVTPPLGGTILPGITRASVIVLAGEKGLRVEQRPYSFAEWQQDATSGKLVEAFACGTAAVLAGIGLVRHAGGEFLVGDGQTGKLTSELRQQLVSLQKGVTNDERGWTRLIPA; from the coding sequence ATGACCGCGACGACGACCTCTCCTGAAATCAAAATCGAATTGCACAAGTCTCCCGTCTCCGACGCCGACCGCATCCAGGCACTGGAGACGCCCGGCTTCGGTAAGGTCTTCACGGATCATATGGTCCTGGCACGATGGACTGCCGACAAGGGCTGGCACGATGCGAAGGTCACGCCGAGGCGTCCTCTGGAGCTCGATCCTGCCAGCGCCGTGCTGCACTACGCTCAGGAAATCTTCGAGGGCATGAAAGCCTACAAGGCAGACGATGGACGGATTCTGCTCTTTCGGCCCGAAGAGAACGCCCGCCGCTTCGCGCAATCGGCGACCCGCATGGCTATGCCTCCTGTGCCCGAAGAACTCTTCCTGAAGGCGGTCGAAGAACTGGTCCGCGTTGACAAGGCCTGGATTCCATCCGGCGACGCCAGTCTCTACCTTCGCCCCTTCATGTTCGCCAACGAGGCGTTCCTGGGCGTTCGTCCGGCTCAGGAATATGTCTTCTGCATCATCGCCTCTCCGGTCGGCGCCTACTTCAAAGGCGGAGCGAAGGCGGTCTCCCTATGGGTCGAGACCGAATATACCCGTGCTGCCGCCGGCGGCACTGGTGCTGCAAAATGCGGCGGAAACTACGCAGCCAGCCTCGTGGCGCAAGCCGAGGCGGCAAAGAAGGATTGCGATCAGGTCGTCTTCCTAGACGCAGCAGAGCATCGCTGGGTCGAGGAACTCGGCGGCATGAACGTCTTCTTCGTCATGAATGACGGATCGGTGGTGACCCCGCCTCTTGGCGGCACGATCCTGCCGGGTATCACCCGGGCCTCGGTGATCGTACTCGCTGGAGAAAAGGGCCTCCGCGTCGAGCAGCGTCCCTACTCCTTCGCGGAATGGCAGCAGGACGCAACCAGCGGCAAGCTCGTCGAAGCCTTCGCTTGCGGCACTGCCGCGGTCCTGGCGGGCATCGGCCTGGTTCGACATGCCGGCGGCGAGTTTCTGGTCGGAGACGGACAGACCGGCAAGTTGACCAGCGAACTGCGCCAGCAGCTCGTCAGTCTGCAGAAAGGCGTAACGAACGATGAGCGCGGCTGGACGCGCCTTATCCCGGCCTGA
- a CDS encoding transcriptional regulator, AbrB family (TIGRFAM: transcriptional regulator, AbrB family~PFAM: SpoVT/AbrB domain protein~KEGG: hypothetical protein) gives MATATLSTKFQISIPKEVREQQHWSAGQEFVFIPKGKGVLLMPVPTLADLRGLAEGADNKNYRDRNDRF, from the coding sequence ATGGCAACCGCAACCCTCTCTACAAAATTCCAGATCTCCATTCCCAAGGAAGTGCGCGAACAACAGCACTGGTCGGCGGGACAGGAATTCGTGTTCATACCCAAAGGCAAAGGCGTATTGCTGATGCCGGTCCCGACGCTTGCCGATCTTCGCGGCCTCGCCGAAGGCGCAGACAACAAAAACTACCGCGACCGGAACGACCGTTTCTAA
- a CDS encoding PilT protein domain protein (PFAM: PilT protein domain protein~KEGG: hypothetical protein), which yields MRVIDSSAWIEWLTKSAAGTRLQAEIPERDQCIVPTIVQLELSKWLAREKDEEAVDSFIAYTATCMVVSLDTTLARRAAEISAAHKLATADAIIYATAERHDADILTCDAHFKDLERVIYIDKKD from the coding sequence ATGCGCGTGATCGACAGCTCCGCATGGATAGAATGGCTGACGAAAAGTGCTGCCGGAACCAGGCTGCAGGCCGAAATCCCGGAACGCGATCAATGCATCGTTCCGACGATCGTGCAGCTTGAGCTTTCCAAATGGCTGGCACGCGAAAAGGACGAGGAAGCCGTCGACAGCTTCATCGCTTATACCGCGACATGCATGGTTGTTTCTCTCGACACGACGCTTGCTCGCCGTGCTGCCGAAATATCGGCAGCCCATAAACTCGCCACCGCCGATGCGATCATTTATGCGACCGCGGAGCGCCACGACGCCGACATCCTGACCTGCGATGCCCATTTTAAGGATCTCGAACGCGTCATCTATATCGATAAAAAAGACTGA
- a CDS encoding putative addiction module antidote protein, CopG/Arc/MetJ family (TIGRFAM: addiction module antidote protein, CC2985 family~PFAM: protein of unknown function UPF0156~KEGG: ret:RHE_CH02731 hypothetical protein) yields the protein MAKMTISLPDNLAEYVENRVASGRYSSAGAFLAELILKDQLHHKLDDEELRNILRQAEESGPSGRRIPDILSETKAKLRDNNL from the coding sequence ATGGCGAAAATGACGATCTCGCTTCCGGATAATCTGGCGGAATACGTCGAAAACCGTGTCGCAAGCGGCAGATACAGCAGTGCCGGCGCATTCCTGGCGGAGCTTATTCTGAAGGATCAGCTCCATCACAAGCTTGACGACGAAGAACTGCGCAACATCCTGAGGCAGGCTGAGGAAAGCGGCCCGAGCGGTCGACGCATTCCCGACATCCTGTCGGAAACGAAGGCAAAGCTGCGTGACAACAACCTATAG